The DNA window ACCCAGACGACGTTGACAGCCCGGTTCCTCGAGGCCGACGCTCTCGACCTGCCAGATCTCGTCGTGGTGGAGATTCCGGAGATGAAGAGCCAGATTTTGATTTGGACGAATTGAACGAAGAAGCTCGAGAACTTAGGCAGGACTCGCGTTCTCGTCGTCGCCGTCCAAGGAAGGAATCACCCATCGTCTACCAAGAAAACACTCGACGAGCACGAACACGCGTCAACTACTACATGCCGCCTCTCACCTCGGCTAACatcgaggaggaagaagttgaggcGGCCACGGCACAACCACGTGCCCGACGCGGACGTGGCGGTGCCAGTCAAGGCTGGGAACGCAGCCTCAACACTACATTTGGGCCCTTCGGcggaggtggtggtgccGGCGCCCTTCTCAATGGGCCTTGGGGCACTGGTGCAGCTGGCGGTGTTGATTCGGACAGCAGCGACGATGAAATGGTGCACCGTTCAAGCGTCGCTGGAAATATTGGTATGACTCCGACGTCTGCAGCTGCACCTGGTGGTTTGCTTCCTGGTGCGCCTGGAATGAACCTCGATGGGGCTGGTGCGGCACCCAATGTCGGCAAAATCAAGGATCGCAAGGCTCTTGCAGATGCTGACCCCTTGGGTGTTGACCTGAATGTTGACTTCAGCAAGGTTGGTGGTCTGCAAGGGCATATCGATCAGCTGAAGGAAATGGTGCAGCTGCCCCTACTATACCCCGAGCTCTTCACCCGATTCCATGTTACTCCACCACGCGGTGTTCTGTTCCATGGTCCACCTGGAACAGGTAAAACGTTGCTTGCTCGCGCTCTCGCCAATTCGGTAGGCTCTGGCGGTCGAAAAATCTCATTCTATATGAGAAAAGGTGCCGACGCTCTGAGTAAGTGGGTTGGTGAAGCCGAGAAACAGCTTCGTTTGTTGTTTGAAGAGGCGAGAAGAACCCAGCCAAGTATCATCTTTTTTGACGAGATTGATGGTCTTGCCCCAGTTCGATCTAGCAAGCAGGAGCAGATTCATGCCTCCATTGTTTCGACACTCTTGGCTTTGATGGATGGTATGGATGGTCGTGGCCAGGTTATCGTTATTGGTGCCACCAATCGTCCTGACAATATCGACCCTGCCCTTCGCCGGCCCGGTCGATTTGATCGCGAGTTCTACTTCCCGTTGCCTGATATTGAGGGTCGAAAATCAATTCTCAACATCCACACGGCAGACTGGGGACTCTCAAACCAGTTCAAGGACTCGTTGGCTGAGAATACGAAAGGCTATGGTGGTGCTGATCTGCGAGCTCTCTGCACCGAGGCCGCCCTCAACGCCATTCAACGAACGTATCCTCAGATCTACGCCTCCAAGGAGAAGCTTGTCGTTGATCCTGACAAGATTGGTGTCCACGCGACTGACTTTATGTTGTCTATCAAGAAACTTATCCCCTCGTCAGAACGATCAGCAACATCTGGCGCTAAGCCTCTCCCTAAGTCAATAGAACCCCTGCTTCGTGATCAATTGGCAGCTGCCAAGTCGGCTCTCGATGGCCTCTTGCCTCGCAAGAAGAAGTTGACAGCCCTCGAAGAAGCTATGTACGAGCaatttgatgatgatgatcacgGCTTTGGTAGGGAGGCTATGCAACAAGAGTTTGAGCGATCTAGAGTATTTCGCCCTAGATTTATCATATACGGCCAGAGCGGAATGGGCCAGAGCTACCTCTCATCTGCTATTCTTCACTATTTTGAAGGAGTTCATGTCCAAAACTTTGATCTCCCCAGCATCTTGAATGACGGAAGGGTAAGTCCATTGCCTCCTTGAAAGCCTCCATATACTAACAGATACCAGGCCATGGAACAGGTTATTGTCAGTCTGTTCACAGAAGTCAGGCGGCACAAGCCCAGTGTGATTTACATTCCCAACATTGAGGCTTGGTATGCCGCGCTGCACAACACCCTCGCTCTCACTACCTTCAAGACTATGTTGCGATCCATTGCTCCTACCGATCCGGTTCTTCTTTTGGCTACGGCAGAAGGTGATAGGGACGAACTTCCCAGCGAACTCATCCGTGACTTTTTCGGGTTCTCCATGAAGAATCAAATGAGGATCAACAACCCCAGCAAGGTAAGTGTTGGTTTCGCGACTGAGGCTATGTACTGTGCTAACTTGTGTAGGAATGCCGCATGGAATacttcaacaccacactTCAATatgccaagaagaagccgCGCGAGTTCCCTGACCCTGAGAACCGCAAGAAGAGGGTTCTCGAGGAGCTTCCTGTTGCCCCTCCTATGGAGCCTGCTCCCCCAACCAAGGCGGATATGAAGGCTGCACAGAAGCGGGATCATCAACTGCTCAACGCCCTCAAAATCCAGCTCCAGCCTATTATGGACCAGATCAACAGGAAGTACAAGAAGTTCCGACAGCCTGTAATTCCTCCTGCTCAGATAGAATACCTCTTTGTCGAGTCGGAGCCCAACTTTGTACGACCAGATATAGAAGCTGGTCAGCTCCGACCATACGAGATCGTCAAGGACAAGTATGACAACGATGTCCTCCGAGACACCGCGAGTGGCAAGTGTTATTATAACCTCGAGACTACTACTATTGAGGAGCGCTTGTCGAACGGTTTCTACGCCCGACCAAAGGACTTCCTATTTGACATCAAGGCTCTTGCCAAGGATGCCAAAAACATTGGAGACAAAGAGCGAACTCTTAAGGCCAATGAACTTCTCAGCAACGTTGAAGTTGATGTCGCTAGTATCGAGAATCAAACCTCTCAAGTTGACTGGGAAGGGTTATATCGACGTCAACTCCAACGAGCCAAAGATGCCACGGAGAAGGAGCGAAAGCGAAAAGCGATGCAATCACTTGTAGACCGTGTCCAGTCTGATGTGGGCGGTAACGATAGTGATTCTCAGGGGCCTGTTACACTCGGAGTAGTGGTTCCAGGATCGAGAACGACTGCAAGGTTCCAAGTCAGAAGCCCGCTTTCGAACGACCATGGTACTTCAGGCCAGGGCTTGCAGCTTCTGAGCAACGGTATCAACAACACGGTTGGGGAGGACACCCAGATGAGCGGCATCGACAACGATACCCAGGCGCTTTCCGAGATGGGACCCCCGCCCAAGTCTCACGAGCAACTCGGTGTAGCGCATGCGGGAATGACACAAATCTCGCAAAAGTCTGTGGTGACAACGTTACCACCGGGAATTTCGCCCTCAGCTATCATCAACGAGGCATCAACGACCAAAACATCGGACCCTTCAACCCACCGCTCATCAGACTTTAGCCAGATGACCAATGGAGGCCACAGTGAGAGCCGGggcgttgatgatgacagccAGGTTGATATCCCTGACACACTGATTATTGGGCACAACATTTCTGGAGATGACTCGTGGCTACActctcaggctcaggctgcCGCTGCAGGTGGCGCCCACATGCAGGTCTCGAATATTTCTGACAGTCCCTCTTCGGCGCGCACGTCATTGGGCTTCAAGGCCCAAAGTGTGGGTGGCATGGCGAGCATACTGAACGACCATATTTCTGACGAGCAGTCTGCACGCAACTCTGGCTCGTCGACTTCAGCTTCCCAACCCCTGACACTAGGGGAAGTGGAAGGGATCTTGAATAACTTCACAAAGGCGACTAGTGGCTGCACCATCGAGCAGCTGGAACAGATCAACCGTGAGCTTATGGACGAAATTTGGCGCACAAGAAGTGAGTGGAACCGCAGCAGAGTCATGGACCAGGTTATGGCGGTGTTCAACAGGACGATGGATGAGATTGAGGCGTTTCAAGGCATTGAACCAGCCAGCCAAGCTCGTGACTACTAGCTAGTGCTGGGCAACTCGAGAATTCGCAAGTGAGGACTACCATTTCATGGAAATGTCAGGAAAGGGACGGGAAAGACGTTTCAAAGAGTTGGGTGTACGTTTGTAATCATGTCTAGGAGTTATTTGGGAACGCGACTCTATCAAGGAGTCATTAGATGTGTCTGTTTTTAGAGGATATCATTCATGCATGGCCGCAAAGGTTGACATCCCTACACTATTAGCTACCTGTACAATGGTCTTGTTTTCCTACATATATCTACTCATAGCGATTGCTAACAACTTTACAATTTGGATTTGGCTTTTGTGCTGTCGTACCTTTTGCCCTCGTCTGCTTGCTCTACTACCGTCAGGTCTGGAAGAGACGCGGGCATGATCCTCCGTGGCGCAGTGCCTGGCACAACGTTGTATTTTGAGAAGTCTTTTACACCTGCATGTTCACGTAAGAAGTCTTCGTCTAGTAGTAGTTCTCCATTAACTACAGAAGGCGAAGCTTGAAGGATGGCGAGAATAGCGTCGGAGAAGATGGTTGCTTTTCGGAGGTCGTTGGCTTCTTCTGGGTTCTTGCGTGTGAACTGGTCTGTAGCAGCAGACTCAATGGCCTAGTTTACTGTCAGCTCTCTACTTTGTTTCAGAGGATATTGTGATACGTACCACAGCGGGCCATATGGAGGTAATAGCCATATCATTCTTTCCTTGGCGCTCAAAGTCCATGGCAAGGCCTTTTGTAAGAACACTCATGCCAACCTTGCCCACCGCATAAGCTGTTTTGCCACGGAAAAAACGGCTATAGATGGGAGGGCTGACGACTACAATGCGGCCCGTGGAAGGTAGATGAGGCAGAGCAGCTTGAATGGTTGCGTATAATCCTTCTGGATTAACGCGCTGCATGAGTTGAAATCGCTTCAGGGGTGTTGATGAGACGGGGGCCCAGAATATGGCACCCGAGTTGTAGACGAGAACATCCAGACGACCATAGGTCTGTTGGCATTGAATTAGTACTGGTTTTAAGATGGACGAATTGACTTACAGTGATGGTTTGCGATATCAGGGAGTCAATACTCTCGGGGTAGCGAACATCTACTTGAATGGCTGTGGCGTCGCCTCCTGCTGAACTGATTTCATGTGCGACGGTTGTGATTGTCGAGGCAGATGAATTAGGATCTGGTGGAAAAGGTGATGGGAGATTTGAAGGGTCACTGATGGTTTTTGCGGCGACAACGACTTGGGTTGCCGTGTTAGTTGGTAGTCTACACTGCAGGATATTAGTTGTAGTTGGACGAACCGGCATAGCCATTAGAGGCGAGGTCGATGGCAACTTGACGACCGATGCCCCTGGATGCACCAACAATTAGAGCGACAGGCTTTTTGGATACCATAATGACTGATTCTTTGCTGTAGATTTTGTATATGTTTAGGTTGTTGATGGTATTATAAATACAACTCCAAGGGCTGAGTTGGAGAATCCGGGGGTGGATTGATAGCCTCGGCAACCCCACACCACCAACTAACTACTAAGACATCTAAATACCAGGGGTGACAGTACAATAATAACACGGGGTACCGAGATCCGAATCATTCTTGTTGACTTGTACTTACAAACATATTCAGAGATCATTTTGTGTTATCTAGGTAGTCTTGAGGCAAGTAAACAAACACTCTTAAAATGGGTGGGCGTATCGATTGCTATCTGGACATTGGTGAGTAGCAGTAGTACACTTACCATCTTGGACAAGACAAATAACAATCACAAGTGTCTTTCTACAGCTATACTGGCTTTATTGAGCTACGACGGAGCATGAGCAAACTAGCTGCCCATGGCGTTCAAGTCAAGTAAGTTGAGAATTACTCTCAAGGTGTGCTGTTAAATACTGAGCTATCATCAGTTTCATCCCCGTCTTCTTGGGCGGCATTATGAATGAATCAGGTATACTCTGTCTAGCGACAACCAAAAAAGAATCAATCTCACTATCTACTAGGAAACAAACCCCCTTGGCTGCTCCCTGCAAAGTCGAGATATCTTGCCAAAGACTCTCGTCGCTCTGCAGAACGCCTCTCGGCTCCTTATCAAGGCTCACCACCTGACCTCCTCGCCATCGCAAAGACCATCTCGCCTCTTCGTGCCCTACACTACATCAAGGAAAATTACCCAGAGGAAACCTTTCTCGCAGCTATGCGATTTCTTTTCCACAAGATCTGGCTACCTCCCCACGTCAACCTTGCCGAGGACGCAAATCTTATTGCAGCGCTCAAAGAAGCGACCGACGAGCTCGACGGAGGCAGTGACAGCAAGTTATTCTctgatgaagatgtcgaAAAGATCATGAAGGGACGTGAGAGTATGAAAGACAGAGTCAAGGAGGTGACTGGACTGGCGCTCAACAAGGGTGCTTTCGGAGCGCCTTGGTTGATTGCGACGAATACGGATGGCAAGTCGGAGGCTTTCTTTGGAAGTGACAGGTGAGATACTACCCAAAAATATGACCAGAGCATTGCTAACTAATCGTATAGGTTCAACCATATTTATAGGTTCTTGGGAGTTCCTTTTCAGGACGTCCAGATCTTGGCTCCTTCAAAGTTGTAATTGAATGTATAGAGACAGCCTGGGCAATCTATGGAGGATATTCTTAAACGCTGATATGCAAAAGGTAGTCGATTTGGTGCTTGGTAATAACCATGTACTCTATATATATGTATATCTATGACCAGCTGTTGATGTTATGTCTCATGTGTCAGTAGTAGCTCAATCAAAACCCACTCAGTCAGTCATTCATTCAAGTAGAACCTCGCCCAACTTATTACTAAACCTTGACCTCTTTCACCCATCACCTTTCACATACATCGACACCACATTCGAGAGAGACAAAAAAAAATGCAGCCTCTGGAAATCACTCTCATAGTCGCTGCGACTCGTAGCATGGGCATCGGCCACCTTGGTCAAATGCCCTGGCAAGGCTTGCGCAAAGAAATGAAGTACTTTGCACGTGTGACGACTAGACTGCCACCACAGGTACTGACTGCTACTGTCCTTTATTCAAAAACACTGCAGACTGATTATCTGCATAAATGGAATGAGAAAATACGAAAGAATTGCACTAACAAACTCTCAGGTCTCTTCACCATCACTCAATGCAGTCATAATGGGTCGTAAAACTTGGGACTCAATCCCCACCAAATTCCGGCCTCTAAAAGACCGCCTCAACATCGTCATAAGCCGCTCCGCGCCCTCAAACATCCCCGACAAAGTTGAACCGTCCGAGCCCGTGAGAGTCCAGTCACTTGAGCTCGCACTGCAGTACGCTCGTGCTCGCAGTGACATCGGCCGCATCTTTGTCATGGGCGGTGCGCAGATCTACGACGCTGCGCTCAAGCTACCCGAGGCGCGACGTATCTTGCTCACAAGCATCGAACGGGATTTTATTTGCGATACTTTCTTCCCTGTGGAACTGAAGAGTGGAAAGTGGGAGAGGAAGTCGAGGGAGGAGTTGCAGGAGTGGACAGGCGAggaggttgaagaaggtGGCCAAGAAGAGGCAGGGACACAATATGAGTTCCAAATGTGGGAGAAACATGACTAGATGAACGGGTAGACTTGGTGGTTTCGCTTCATGAGGCAGGATATCATCATTGAAATTATTCATAAATACAGCAGTCATGCCCAAGAACAATACATCCGCCCAACTCAACCTTCCTCCCGATGCCCTAATCATACAGCCCGACCTGGTCTATTCTTTTTTGTTGTTCAAGTGACATATACATACAGCTGATAATACACACCATCCCTCTCATAATTTAGTTCGTTGACACCTTGGCTGCTCCTGTTGGTACAGTCTCGGCCTCCTTTACAGGCTCTGAAGCAGGAATACTGTCTTCCTGCTGTCCACTCAGCTGCTTCTCCAATCTCGTCCAGAACACATCGACCGGCTTcgccatgatggatggtaaTTGTGCAGGGAGGTTATTATCCGAGACAGCCTCAAACTGAAGCAGTGTCGATCGCATCCATCCCACAATGGCAAGCAGAGCCCTGGGATCAGCGTCAGGTGAGCCCTTGAACAGGTTTCGCCAGATAGCGCTCGCCAACATAGCATCGCCCTTGATCAGACCCTCGTCGTACGCCAGGAGAAGACCACGCCACTGGACAAAAATGTCCTTGAGGTATCGTTGTCGCAGGGCACTCGATGTGATGTGGTGGTCGATGTGCATCTTCTTCTCGCACTCGAAGAAGAAGTGATCTGTGAGCTGGTGCTGCCAGTTGTGGAAGCCCTCGCGGTCGAAGCAGCGTATTCGGGTGTTGATTAGGTAGAGGTGCAGCATAGTGACATGGGACCAAGTGCTAAAGGTGGGAGGAAGCTTGAAGGCTATTGCAAGTACAGGGTTAGCAATTTTGAATAATATCTTTTGGTCAGAAATTGTCAGGAGATTAAAACGTACTGTGATGCCAGGGGCTCTCAGGGTTTAGAGAATGTCCAATCTCCTCGCCATCCTCTGCAAGCTTTACATGGTCCTCCTTGCGCTCCTTCTCAGTAATGTGGTAATCAGCTGCCTTGGAGGAAGCCTTGAATAACTGCTCTGTAGCACCTAGGACACGATACGGCTCGGCCATCGACTTTCCGATACCCTGAAGGAGACTCCTTGAGCTCGAATTACTGAAATTTCGTTGAGAAAGCACAGTTGCAACGGGCGGCAAAAACTTTCTTGTCGTAGGTGCTGAGGCTCGTGATGCGCCGACTCGCATTGTGGCCCGGAGGATAGACCGAGCCTGGGTTCTGCAGGATTCGCATgccattttttttttttcgatTTGTTTATTCGAGGGTTTCGTTCCGGAAAGGAAATTGGCTTGGGAAGAGCCTGAGAAACGGCACCAAGGGAAGTTGTTGTGAGTCTTCACGTCATGCACCAGGTCATGACGAACTGATCTTTTTGATAGTATAGAAATTGTTTGACTTTTGATAGGTTGGCGGGTATATGTCGGCAGTGGAGAAGACCCTTAGTGTGAAGGGCACTGTGCACAATGCGATACCTTCAAAGAGCGACAGTTTTAATTTACCTGCCCtgcctgcctacctacctacagtTGGATATTTGTCCATTAGTATTTAGAAAATACTAACGAGCTATTTGTACCACCAAATCCAAAGCTGTTGGACACAGCCACGCCAACGTCTCTTTTCTGTGCCGCATTCGGTACAAAGTTAAAAGCAGCACCGACATCTGGCTTCTGTAGATTCAATGTCGCAGGCACAACTCCCTGGAAATTGTTAGTATTAGGTACATATAATCTAACACAAACACAACATACCTGGTGAATGGCTAGGATTGAGAACAACGCCTCAATGGCCCCAGCAGCACCTAATAAATGTCCAACTGCACCCTTGGTACTACTGACTGTAATATCCGATTCTTTTTCATGTCCCTCCTCGCCAAGCATGAGTCGTCTGATAGCCGATGTCTCTGCCGCATCCCCAACGTTTGTCGCTGTTGCGTGAGCATTGACATAATCAACCTGTAAAGGTTTGACTCCAGCATTCTTCAAGGCTTTTTTCATAGCAAGAAATGCGCCGCGGCCATCCTCTCGTGGCGCAGTCATATGGTAGGCATCACCGCTGCAACCATATCCTTTAATTTCAGCATAGATGCGAGCTCCTCGTGTTTTGGCGTGTTCCAACTCTTCAAGAACCAGCACAGCAGCACCTTCAGAAACCACAAAACCGTTGCGATCGGCATCAAATGGGCGGCAGCTTGCTGTAGGGTTGTCGTTGTATGCTGTTGATAGAGATCTTGCTCTGCCGAAGCCTGCAAACGTCAAGGGATGGATGCACGATTCCGAGCCTCCTGCAACCATGATATCGGCGTCTCCCATGCTGATGAAGCGTAATGCATCTCCGATTGAGTGCGCACCAGTTGTGCAAGCCGTAGTTGCTGCATGGTTGGGGCCTTGGAAACCGTATTTCATGGCTACATGACCAGCCGCCATGTTGATCAGAATCTTGGGTACAAATAGCGGCGATACCTTTTTATAGCCCTGACA is part of the Fusarium poae strain DAOMC 252244 chromosome 4, whole genome shotgun sequence genome and encodes:
- a CDS encoding hypothetical protein (BUSCO:1954at5125), with amino-acid sequence MVSKRKRVLEDFDPNKSDPEDENFDPTEAGPPRKTNKKSSRSRSGRPGRRRKNGYGGSDIDDDEDEVSDSNEEDFFDEEDEEDDDEAAPVNAAGRRARKAATQHTTYFESSPEREAEESATDDSDNAGNNDVKPDEDGDNKEDDAEGEPVEEPIEEPVRPTRSRVVKLKLSNNVPAPRRTTRAHTEEAEEFLELSNSGKHAVPSRDSRSRSPETFARSTRTTRGLKGLKNAPETIQEATQESSFREVREADQPDELTQDPEEDTKQEVVDQDMQDAADQDAPGEDAPVQTVEDDDDDDDVPITRRTRGSRANASAQPQEAESDAGPRKSRRLTRKSSKKSQEVSSDFEPGDESDDAEASDAEKPRRQDPDDVDSPVPRGRRSRPARSRRGGDSGDEEPDFDLDELNEEARELRQDSRSRRRRPRKESPIVYQENTRRARTRVNYYMPPLTSANIEEEEVEAATAQPRARRGRGGASQGWERSLNTTFGPFGGGGGAGALLNGPWGTGAAGGVDSDSSDDEMVHRSSVAGNIGMTPTSAAAPGGLLPGAPGMNLDGAGAAPNVGKIKDRKALADADPLGVDLNVDFSKVGGLQGHIDQLKEMVQLPLLYPELFTRFHVTPPRGVLFHGPPGTGKTLLARALANSVGSGGRKISFYMRKGADALSKWVGEAEKQLRLLFEEARRTQPSIIFFDEIDGLAPVRSSKQEQIHASIVSTLLALMDGMDGRGQVIVIGATNRPDNIDPALRRPGRFDREFYFPLPDIEGRKSILNIHTADWGLSNQFKDSLAENTKGYGGADLRALCTEAALNAIQRTYPQIYASKEKLVVDPDKIGVHATDFMLSIKKLIPSSERSATSGAKPLPKSIEPLLRDQLAAAKSALDGLLPRKKKLTALEEAMYEQFDDDDHGFGREAMQQEFERSRVFRPRFIIYGQSGMGQSYLSSAILHYFEGVHVQNFDLPSILNDGRAMEQVIVSLFTEVRRHKPSVIYIPNIEAWYAALHNTLALTTFKTMLRSIAPTDPVLLLATAEGDRDELPSELIRDFFGFSMKNQMRINNPSKECRMEYFNTTLQYAKKKPREFPDPENRKKRVLEELPVAPPMEPAPPTKADMKAAQKRDHQLLNALKIQLQPIMDQINRKYKKFRQPVIPPAQIEYLFVESEPNFVRPDIEAGQLRPYEIVKDKYDNDVLRDTASGKCYYNLETTTIEERLSNGFYARPKDFLFDIKALAKDAKNIGDKERTLKANELLSNVEVDVASIENQTSQVDWEGLYRRQLQRAKDATEKERKRKAMQSLVDRVQSDVGGNDSDSQGPVTLGVVVPGSRTTARFQVRSPLSNDHGTSGQGLQLLSNGINNTVGEDTQMSGIDNDTQALSEMGPPPKSHEQLGVAHAGMTQISQKSVVTTLPPGISPSAIINEASTTKTSDPSTHRSSDFSQMTNGGHSESRGVDDDSQVDIPDTLIIGHNISGDDSWLHSQAQAAAAGGAHMQVSNISDSPSSARTSLGFKAQSVGGMASILNDHISDEQSARNSGSSTSASQPLTLGEVEGILNNFTKATSGCTIEQLEQINRELMDEIWRTRSEWNRSRVMDQVMAVFNRTMDEIEAFQGIEPASQARDY
- a CDS encoding hypothetical protein (BUSCO:40365at5125); this translates as MVSKKPVALIVGASRGIGRQVAIDLASNGYAVVVAAKTISDPSNLPSPFPPDPNSSASTITTVAHEISSAGGDATAIQVDVRYPESIDSLISQTITTYGRLDVLVYNSGAIFWAPVSSTPLKRFQLMQRVNPEGLYATIQAALPHLPSTGRIVVVSPPIYSRFFRGKTAYAVGKVGMSVLTKGLAMDFERQGKNDMAITSIWPAVAIESAATDQFTRKNPEEANDLRKATIFSDAILAILQASPSVVNGELLLDEDFLREHAGVKDFSKYNVVPGTAPRRIMPASLPDLTVVEQADEGKRDVNLCGHA
- a CDS encoding hypothetical protein (BUSCO:42736at5125); protein product: MRVGASRASAPTTRKFLPPVATVLSQRNFSNSSSRSLLQGIGKSMAEPYRVLGATEQLFKASSKAADYHITEKERKEDHVKLAEDGEEIGHSLNPESPWHHTFKLPPTFSTWSHVTMLHLYLINTRIRCFDREGFHNWQHQLTDHFFFECEKKMHIDHHITSSALRQRYLKDIFVQWRGLLLAYDEGLIKGDAMLASAIWRNLFKGSPDADPRALLAIVGWMRSTLLQFEAVSDNNLPAQLPSIMAKPVDVFWTRLEKQLSGQQEDSIPASEPVKEAETVPTGAAKVSTN
- a CDS encoding hypothetical protein (BUSCO:31010at5125), with amino-acid sequence MRRVVVTGLGAITPLGVGVKRTWTRLLNGECGIVSVADLEPQARWKELTSTVSGLVPSGEGEGRWRPSDWLSANEQRRMSKFTQYAIAASDMALKDAGWEPKSQEQLEATGVCLGSGIGNLDEIYDTSLVHHKDGYKKVSPLFVPKILINMAAGHVAMKYGFQGPNHAATTACTTGAHSIGDALRFISMGDADIMVAGGSESCIHPLTFAGFGRARSLSTAYNDNPTASCRPFDADRNGFVVSEGAAVLVLEELEHAKTRGARIYAEIKGYGCSGDAYHMTAPREDGRGAFLAMKKALKNAGVKPLQVDYVNAHATATNVGDAAETSAIRRLMLGEEGHEKESDITVSSTKGAVGHLLGAAGAIEALFSILAIHQGVVPATLNLQKPDVGAAFNFVPNAAQKRDVGVAVSNSFGFGGTNSS